The following proteins come from a genomic window of Hugenholtzia roseola DSM 9546:
- a CDS encoding peroxiredoxin family protein: MLLSKFNWANTPFKSHLLASTFGLFCFLFAFSAKAQIEKLEIPAISIKDIDGNTVNIQDYINKDAPTIISFWATWCKPCISELTAINEEYQDWQEETGVKLLAISTDDARSRTRIPTIVNGKNWEFEVFNDENGELKRALGVQNMPHTFILDKNGKVVWQHASYNPGDEAEYYEVLKKLVAESAE, from the coding sequence ATGCTACTTTCAAAATTTAATTGGGCAAACACGCCTTTCAAAAGCCATCTCTTGGCTTCTACCTTTGGGCTTTTCTGCTTCCTTTTTGCTTTTTCGGCAAAGGCGCAAATAGAAAAACTCGAAATTCCTGCCATTTCCATCAAAGACATCGACGGCAATACGGTCAATATCCAAGACTACATCAACAAAGATGCTCCTACCATTATTAGCTTTTGGGCTACTTGGTGCAAACCCTGCATCAGCGAACTGACCGCCATCAACGAAGAATATCAGGATTGGCAGGAAGAAACAGGCGTGAAATTGTTGGCAATTTCAACAGACGACGCGCGTAGTCGTACCCGTATCCCGACGATTGTAAATGGCAAGAATTGGGAATTTGAGGTCTTCAACGACGAAAACGGCGAACTAAAACGCGCCTTAGGGGTGCAAAATATGCCCCACACGTTCATTTTAGACAAGAACGGAAAAGTGGTCTGGCAGCATGCCTCCTACAATCCCGGTGATGAAGCCGAGTATTACGAAGTCTTGAAAAAATTAGTGGCTGAATCAGCTGAATAA